In a single window of the Nicotiana tomentosiformis chromosome 8, ASM39032v3, whole genome shotgun sequence genome:
- the LOC138897304 gene encoding uncharacterized protein: MYLQGDAKLWWRVKYKAIKAREDALEIWAELKAAIRLQFFPENVEYNAQRKLQELHQTRSVRDYVWEFSALMLNIHGMGDKDKLFTFLEGLKPYARMELQRQRVDTLPKAIQAAGCLGDYQVETRKDMPQQPVRGGYKGGKPNTGGPSRSGGDRSATKSKAPSSGSTSTASNNNDRGRKPPAGCRHCGGSHWNNECPHAQMNAHQDFDDGTDDDVDDADQTEPVCAFNAIIGSISESLAGTRAGIHKKKDPCPIAKKGKKKENERTPPNQERTLMFVDMKVNGKPIQAMIDTGTTHNYLASTQVERLGLVVGKGKGRVKAINSPPQPVGGIAKEVLVKLGPYEGKFNLRVAIIDDFELIVGLEFLRQTNTMPVPYADMLIMMGENGAKPCIIPCMPMKMAVENISALQLKKGVRRYEPTFLATLCIEDIERSSGPIPTPVKELLLEFEDIMPQDMPKHLPPRRTVDHEIDQTMEEHMEHLRKVLARLREHELYAKLSKCSFAQKQIDFLEHVIGEGRIKMDQQKILAIMDWPPPKDIHALRSFLGLCNFYRRFVKSYSLIAVLQTELLKKVTPWD, encoded by the exons atgtatcttcagggtgatgccaaactctggtggcgggtgaaataCAAAGCCATCAAGGCccgtgaagatgccctcgagatATGGGCAGagctgaaggcagccatacgcctacagttcttccccgaaaatgttgagtacaatgcacAGAGAAAGCTACAGGAGCTCCACCAGACCAGATCAGTGCGGGATTACGTGTGGGAATTCTCTGCGCTCATGCTTAATATACACGGCATGGGGGataaagacaaactcttcaccttcctggaagggttgaaaccttatgcccgcatggagttgcagagacaaagggtagacacgttaccTAAGGCGATCCAAGCAGCGGGGTGTCTTGGGGATTATCAAGTGGAAACCCGGAAGGACATGCCTCAACaacctgtccgaggaggatacaaagggggcaagccgaacactggtggccctagcagaagtggaggggaccggagtgcaaccaaatctaaggCTCCCTCCTCAGGCAGTACCAGCACTGCATCTAACAACAACGATAGGGGGAGGAAACCCCCCGCAGGATGTCGTCATTGCGGTGGatcacattggaataatgaatgcccacatgcacagatgaatgcccatcaagATTTTGATGATGGGACGGACGACGACGtagatgatgcggaccagactgAACCAGTatgtgcattcaatgcaattatTGGCTCTATTTCTGAGTCCTTAGCGGGAACCCGTGCTGGTATCCATAAGAAGAAGGACCCATGTCCAATCgccaagaaagggaaaaagaaggaGAATGAGAGGACTCCTCCTAatcaagagaggaccttaatgttcgtcgacatgaaggtaaatggcaagcctaTTCAGGCCATGATAGATACGGGCACTACCcataactacttagcctcgactcaggtagAGCGCCTTGGTCTAGTTGTAGGAAAAGGAaaaggtcgtgtcaaggctatcaactcacctcctcagccagtgggtggaatagccaaagaagtactagtgaagcttggcccttatgaaggaaaattCAACCTGCGCGTGGCgatcatagatgacttcgagttgatagtggggttggaattcctgaggcAAACCAACACCATGCCCGTACCATATGCAGACATGCTAATAATGATGGGAgaaaatggggccaagccctgcattatccCATGCATGCCCATGAAGATGGCCGttgagaacatctcggccttgcagttgaagaagggggtcaGAAGATATGAAcctacgttcctggctaccctctgcattgAAGATATAGagcgctcctcgggtcccattcctacACCCGTGAAGGAGCTGctactggaatttgaagacatcatgccacaagacatgccaaagcatCTCCcacctaggcgaactgtggaccatgagattga ccagaccaTGGAAGAACACATGGAGCACTTGCgaaaggtcctagcccgattgcgggagcacgaattatatgcgaagctatccaagtgctcctttgctcagaaacaaattgacttcctcgaaCATGTCATCGGGGAAGgacggatcaagatggaccaacaAAAGATTCTGGCCATCATGGATTGGCCACCACCTAAGGATAtccatgccttgaggtcgttccttggcctatgcaacttttaTCGGcgatttgtgaaaagttactccctcattgcagtgctgcagacagaacttctcaagaaggtcaCACCCTGGGATTGA